Proteins encoded by one window of Chryseobacterium foetidum:
- a CDS encoding energy transducer TonB, whose protein sequence is MMKNLLQILLILSFVNAFGQQTSDLKIGTPSLNDSIYTMTEQAAEFPGGLNKFRQGLSDNFDASAIKGKGQFSCELSFVILENGQISNLGVTGNDIVFNNEAIRALGSMKNKVWKPGKINGELVKSRYKIPFKVTFE, encoded by the coding sequence ATGATGAAGAATTTACTGCAAATCTTATTGATTCTCAGTTTTGTAAATGCTTTCGGACAGCAAACGAGTGATTTGAAAATAGGAACACCGTCGTTAAATGACAGCATCTACACAATGACAGAACAGGCAGCTGAATTTCCTGGAGGATTAAATAAATTCAGACAGGGATTAAGCGATAATTTTGATGCGAGCGCTATTAAAGGTAAAGGACAGTTTAGCTGTGAACTTTCCTTTGTGATTTTAGAAAATGGTCAAATAAGTAATTTAGGTGTTACAGGTAATGATATTGTATTTAATAATGAAGCTATACGAGCTTTAGGCTCAATGAAGAATAAAGTATGGAAGCCTGGAAAAATAAATGGGGAACTTGTAAAGTCCAGATACAAAATACCTTTTAAGGTTACTTTTGAATAA
- a CDS encoding YARHG domain-containing protein: MKIVKLSLLAFSVAALVSCKKEKGATEKPNESVAEKKDSVVIPEIHKELYGIYTGEFFGKGKIYDREFNESYEGTDYRKLSLKINRITKDSVYGQSIVNGNQRPFRGIFNETSNSFILDEPGNDKTDGRFEVKIYKDSMSGSWAAYKKTGINVPVKQLKLAKKEFAYNPNFMLNEDSDLIDWENPRDFKEKYTDDDGKTESYTTSKNRFASDAVFKINASKQKLAEKDLKNLRKLDMEIIKNAVFARHGYAFKKPTYRYFFEQTDWYIPVSNNVDDQLSKLEKDNVVLLNRFIKYAEDKYDHFGR, encoded by the coding sequence ATGAAAATTGTAAAATTATCGCTTCTTGCTTTCTCAGTTGCCGCTTTGGTAAGCTGTAAAAAGGAAAAAGGAGCAACAGAAAAACCTAACGAGAGTGTTGCAGAAAAGAAAGATTCTGTAGTAATTCCTGAAATTCACAAAGAATTGTACGGTATTTACACAGGGGAATTTTTTGGTAAAGGAAAAATTTACGACAGAGAATTTAATGAAAGTTATGAGGGAACGGATTACAGAAAACTATCACTCAAAATCAACAGAATTACAAAAGATTCTGTCTACGGACAAAGCATTGTAAACGGAAATCAAAGACCTTTCAGAGGGATTTTTAATGAAACTTCCAATTCATTTATTTTGGATGAACCAGGAAATGATAAAACCGACGGAAGATTTGAAGTGAAAATTTACAAGGATTCAATGTCGGGAAGCTGGGCAGCTTATAAAAAAACAGGCATCAATGTTCCTGTAAAGCAATTGAAGCTGGCTAAAAAAGAGTTTGCCTACAATCCCAATTTTATGCTTAATGAAGATTCTGATCTCATCGACTGGGAAAATCCAAGGGATTTCAAGGAAAAATATACTGATGATGATGGTAAAACCGAATCCTACACCACATCAAAAAACAGATTTGCCTCAGACGCAGTTTTCAAAATAAATGCTTCAAAACAGAAACTTGCTGAGAAAGATTTGAAAAATCTCAGAAAACTCGATATGGAAATCATTAAAAATGCAGTTTTTGCGAGACACGGTTATGCCTTCAAAAAACCTACATACAGATACTTTTTTGAGCAGACAGACTGGTATATTCCGGTTTCAAATAATGTGGATGACCAGCTTTCAAAACTGGAAAAAGACAACGTTGTTCTTTTGAACCGTTTCATAAAATATGCAGAAGATAAATACGACCATTTTGGAAGATAA
- a CDS encoding BaiN/RdsA family NAD(P)/FAD-dependent oxidoreductase produces the protein MKQIIIIGGGAAGFFCAANLDGSKYKITILEQNSDVLQKVKISGGGRCNVTHACFDPKELVQFYPRGNKELLSVFTKFQTGDTMDWFEKRNITLKIENDNRVFPESNSSQTIINTFLNEIQKKNVEVKTKCSVKEIEKLNEKYLVKTSLGDFEADFVVYSTGSSPKSLKMIENLGHKIIDLVPSLFTFNIKDDLLKDLLGTSFEMAETSIPKLKTEESGPLLITHWGLSGPAILKISAWEAINLAKVKYNFEIEVNFISKSSEEAEELFLNFKQSNPKKTIGSSKIFEVTNRFWQRILGVSNVNVNKQVAQISGKEMQSIIENLCRRKFQVTGKSTFKDEFVTAGGVDLKEINFKNMSSKILPNFYIAGEVLNIDAVTGGFNFQACWSEAWLIAQDLNNLN, from the coding sequence ATGAAGCAAATAATCATTATCGGAGGTGGTGCGGCAGGCTTTTTCTGCGCAGCCAATCTTGACGGAAGCAAATATAAAATTACGATTTTAGAGCAGAATTCTGATGTTCTTCAGAAAGTTAAAATTTCGGGCGGAGGTCGCTGCAATGTTACCCATGCCTGTTTTGATCCCAAAGAACTGGTTCAGTTTTATCCTCGTGGAAATAAAGAATTGCTAAGTGTTTTTACCAAATTTCAGACTGGTGATACGATGGATTGGTTTGAAAAACGAAATATTACGTTAAAAATAGAAAATGACAACAGGGTTTTTCCTGAAAGCAATTCTTCGCAGACGATTATCAACACTTTTTTAAATGAAATCCAGAAGAAAAATGTTGAGGTAAAAACAAAATGTTCCGTTAAGGAAATTGAAAAGCTGAATGAAAAATATTTAGTCAAAACCAGTTTAGGTGATTTTGAAGCGGATTTTGTGGTGTATTCCACCGGTAGTTCGCCGAAATCTTTAAAGATGATTGAGAATTTAGGGCATAAAATTATTGATCTTGTTCCGTCACTGTTTACTTTCAATATCAAAGATGATTTACTGAAAGACCTTTTGGGAACAAGTTTCGAAATGGCAGAAACCTCAATTCCAAAACTGAAAACGGAAGAGAGTGGACCACTTTTAATTACGCATTGGGGACTTTCGGGGCCAGCGATTTTGAAGATTTCCGCGTGGGAAGCTATCAATCTGGCAAAAGTGAAATACAATTTCGAAATTGAGGTTAATTTTATTTCAAAATCAAGTGAGGAAGCAGAAGAATTATTTCTTAATTTTAAACAATCCAATCCGAAGAAAACAATCGGCTCATCGAAAATTTTTGAGGTAACAAACCGTTTTTGGCAGAGAATTCTGGGAGTTTCGAATGTAAATGTTAACAAACAGGTTGCACAGATTTCCGGAAAAGAAATGCAGAGCATTATTGAAAATCTTTGCAGAAGAAAATTTCAGGTAACGGGAAAATCGACTTTCAAAGACGAGTTTGTAACCGCCGGAGGTGTTGATTTAAAGGAAATTAACTTTAAAAACATGTCTTCAAAGATTTTGCCTAATTTTTATATCGCCGGAGAAGTTTTAAATATCGACGCCGTGACGGGAGGATTTAATTTTCAGGCTTGCTGGAGTGAAGCATGGCTGATTGCTCAGGATTTGAATAATTTAAACTAA
- a CDS encoding carboxy terminal-processing peptidase has protein sequence MWKNFKLNKFLLLIPLTSLMFCFNSPKNDDEKMQTIMVSVKNTLSYLHYSPKPINDAYSKDVYKHYFEMVDPGKRYFLQSDMTEFAKHETKLDDYLNQGDLQFYKLTIDRLYQRVDEIDKITQDIFSKPINLEEDEVLILESKDKVVPANKTEQYNEWRKYIKYNILQEVESMNSKYDAQKEKKDSVQKYNLKDTIKLEVLTPQQKIQKATDEVKDLVKETFTRFKKRKKMDWFSVYMNSYTEVFDPHTNYYSPKDKEDFDTQFTGKVIGIGAIIQEKKGNLYLGALTIGAPAWKSKQLSEGDKILKVKSKPKEDHVNVVGMLSDEAVRLIRGEKGTPVTLTVQKKDGTVREVTMIREEVAIEDTFAKSIIVNSPNGKKYGFINLPSFNADFEDAKGRNASDDIKNEIIKLKAQNIEGIVLDLRNNGGGSLTEVGDIMGLFMNAGPYVQVKDGNGKIQTLKNKQETPIWTGPVVIMQNELSASASEILAGAMQDYGRAVVVGSPQSFGKGTVQTFVDLNRFLNTEDDFGSLKLTIQKFYRITGESNQRKGIVSDLQMKDFFTYAEIGERYDDFALAWDKIPATKYDKLNYFDVKALEAASNARMAKNTNYQLLLESAQWREQLDKEKTITLNMNKFNDLMKQRKAQIEKFKVLTKFDNGLKFTMYPAEIEREKKDEAFKKKSEIWVKNLRKDTYLQEAMNIIADMSKKV, from the coding sequence ATGTGGAAAAATTTTAAACTGAATAAATTTTTACTCCTCATTCCATTAACAAGCTTGATGTTTTGTTTCAATTCACCGAAAAATGATGACGAAAAGATGCAGACGATAATGGTGAGTGTAAAAAACACACTTTCTTATCTTCATTACAGCCCGAAACCCATCAACGATGCCTATTCAAAAGATGTGTACAAACATTATTTTGAAATGGTAGATCCCGGAAAAAGATATTTCCTGCAGTCTGATATGACAGAATTTGCAAAGCACGAAACCAAACTTGACGACTATCTCAATCAGGGAGATTTGCAGTTTTATAAACTTACAATCGACAGATTGTACCAGAGGGTAGACGAAATCGATAAAATCACTCAGGATATTTTCAGCAAACCCATTAATCTTGAAGAAGATGAAGTTTTGATTCTGGAATCTAAAGATAAGGTGGTTCCTGCCAACAAAACCGAGCAGTACAACGAATGGAGAAAGTACATCAAGTACAACATTCTTCAGGAGGTAGAATCTATGAACAGCAAGTATGATGCACAAAAAGAAAAGAAAGATTCTGTACAGAAATACAATCTGAAAGATACCATCAAACTTGAGGTTCTTACGCCACAGCAGAAAATCCAGAAAGCAACTGATGAGGTGAAAGATTTGGTAAAAGAAACCTTTACAAGATTCAAAAAGAGAAAGAAAATGGATTGGTTTTCTGTGTACATGAATTCTTACACAGAAGTTTTTGATCCGCATACAAACTACTATTCGCCAAAAGATAAAGAAGATTTTGATACTCAGTTTACCGGAAAAGTAATCGGTATCGGAGCTATTATTCAGGAGAAAAAAGGCAATCTTTATTTGGGAGCATTGACGATTGGGGCACCTGCGTGGAAGTCTAAACAGCTTTCCGAAGGAGATAAAATTTTAAAAGTAAAATCCAAGCCAAAAGAAGATCACGTCAACGTTGTGGGAATGCTGTCTGATGAAGCTGTAAGATTGATCAGAGGTGAAAAAGGTACGCCTGTGACTTTAACGGTTCAGAAAAAGGACGGTACAGTAAGAGAAGTGACCATGATTCGTGAAGAAGTGGCTATTGAAGATACTTTTGCAAAAAGCATTATCGTCAATTCTCCAAACGGAAAAAAATACGGTTTCATTAATTTGCCAAGCTTTAATGCTGATTTTGAAGATGCCAAAGGAAGAAATGCTTCTGACGACATCAAAAATGAAATCATCAAGTTAAAAGCCCAAAATATCGAAGGAATTGTATTGGATCTTAGAAATAACGGCGGTGGCTCATTGACGGAAGTGGGTGACATTATGGGACTTTTTATGAATGCGGGTCCTTACGTTCAGGTAAAAGACGGAAACGGAAAAATTCAGACGCTTAAAAACAAGCAGGAAACACCAATCTGGACTGGTCCGGTAGTTATTATGCAGAATGAACTTTCGGCGTCAGCATCAGAGATTCTGGCAGGTGCAATGCAGGATTACGGAAGAGCCGTTGTCGTTGGTTCCCCACAATCTTTTGGAAAAGGAACTGTACAGACTTTTGTAGATTTGAACAGATTTTTAAATACTGAAGATGATTTTGGTTCTTTAAAACTGACAATTCAGAAGTTTTACAGAATTACGGGAGAGTCTAACCAGAGAAAAGGTATTGTCTCTGATCTACAGATGAAAGATTTCTTCACTTATGCAGAGATAGGAGAGAGATACGATGATTTCGCTTTGGCCTGGGATAAAATACCTGCTACAAAATACGATAAGCTGAACTATTTTGATGTAAAAGCTCTTGAAGCTGCCAGCAATGCAAGAATGGCAAAAAATACAAATTATCAGCTTCTGTTGGAGTCTGCACAATGGAGAGAGCAGTTGGATAAAGAGAAAACCATTACTTTGAATATGAATAAATTCAACGATTTGATGAAACAGAGAAAAGCTCAAATCGAAAAATTCAAGGTTCTTACTAAATTTGATAACGGATTGAAGTTCACTATGTATCCAGCCGAAATCGAAAGAGAGAAAAAGGATGAAGCCTTCAAAAAGAAGTCTGAAATCTGGGTTAAAAACCTCCGAAAAGACACTTACCTTCAGGAAGCAATGAACATCATTGCAGATATGAGTAAGAAAGTATAA
- a CDS encoding DUF2306 domain-containing protein produces MLSLKKNIPIFIKTLLIIGFGYFFWLMLKITLEYVPLKTDVSFLMIKQTEVEGRPEYLWFFYTHVYTSIFVLLAGFLAIIRKDFGLKNFHRNAGKIYIFLILLVAAPSGIYMGIFANGGILAKTSFVILGCLWWFTTFKAYQLARQKRFKEHKQWMWRSFALTVSALTLRIWKVIIVYLFHPNPMDVYEIIAWLGWVPNFILIEYLITKKQI; encoded by the coding sequence GTGCTTTCCCTCAAAAAAAACATCCCAATCTTTATAAAAACCCTTCTCATCATCGGTTTTGGATATTTCTTTTGGCTCATGCTGAAGATCACTTTGGAATATGTTCCGCTTAAAACAGATGTGAGTTTTCTGATGATCAAACAGACCGAAGTGGAAGGAAGACCTGAATATCTTTGGTTTTTCTATACTCACGTTTATACCAGTATTTTTGTTTTGCTGGCAGGGTTTTTAGCCATAATCAGAAAAGATTTCGGCTTAAAAAACTTTCACAGAAACGCCGGAAAAATTTATATTTTTCTGATTCTCTTAGTTGCGGCACCTTCCGGAATTTACATGGGAATTTTTGCCAATGGAGGAATTTTAGCCAAAACATCATTCGTTATTCTGGGTTGTCTGTGGTGGTTTACAACTTTTAAAGCTTATCAGTTAGCCCGACAGAAAAGATTTAAAGAACATAAACAGTGGATGTGGCGAAGTTTTGCCCTTACAGTTTCTGCGCTTACTTTGAGAATCTGGAAGGTAATTATTGTATATTTATTTCATCCAAACCCAATGGATGTTTACGAAATTATCGCGTGGCTCGGTTGGGTTCCAAACTTTATTTTAATTGAATACTTAATCACAAAAAAACAGATATGA
- a CDS encoding energy transducer TonB: protein MKNIATIILLVFSQIILAQRTYSPAPPPAVDRNADLPLSIIKVYENPTEVAEFPQGINIFRDKFNKMIVISSFENATEKTFKTIVSFVVERNGSISDVQAKGTNAKFNNEVIKAVRSLKDKWKPAKYKGETVRSRFRIPVMIAVD, encoded by the coding sequence ATGAAAAATATTGCAACAATTATATTATTGGTTTTTAGTCAAATTATATTAGCACAAAGAACCTATTCTCCGGCGCCGCCGCCCGCAGTTGACCGTAATGCTGATCTCCCTTTAAGTATCATTAAAGTGTATGAAAACCCTACAGAAGTGGCAGAATTTCCTCAAGGAATTAATATTTTCAGAGATAAATTCAATAAAATGATTGTCATTTCTTCCTTCGAAAATGCGACAGAGAAAACATTTAAAACAATAGTCAGTTTTGTAGTTGAGCGTAACGGTTCTATTAGTGATGTTCAGGCAAAAGGCACTAATGCAAAATTCAACAATGAAGTCATTAAGGCAGTAAGAAGCTTAAAAGACAAATGGAAACCGGCGAAATATAAAGGTGAAACTGTGAGAAGCAGATTCAGAATTCCTGTGATGATTGCGGTTGACTAG
- a CDS encoding energy transducer TonB has protein sequence MNKKITIFLSLLCSGIFLAQDVHPTTSPVKEGDLKDTAIITVCYDYPDHKALFLNGKEDFVEKLKNTISLDGLKLLKDEDNFKSTLEFIVERDGTISEIQVWGSNKKFNKAVKLAAKQIKGKWTPAKKDGNFVKNIMQIPIVMNSH, from the coding sequence ATGAATAAAAAAATTACAATATTTCTGTCCTTACTTTGCTCTGGAATTTTCTTAGCTCAGGATGTACATCCCACGACATCACCTGTCAAAGAAGGGGATTTAAAAGACACCGCAATAATTACAGTTTGCTATGATTATCCCGATCACAAGGCTTTGTTTTTAAATGGCAAAGAAGATTTTGTTGAAAAACTAAAAAATACAATATCTCTTGACGGTTTAAAATTGTTAAAAGATGAAGACAATTTTAAATCAACTCTCGAATTCATTGTGGAAAGAGATGGAACGATCTCAGAAATTCAGGTTTGGGGTTCCAATAAAAAGTTTAATAAAGCTGTTAAACTTGCTGCAAAACAGATCAAAGGAAAATGGACTCCGGCAAAGAAAGATGGCAATTTCGTGAAGAATATAATGCAGATTCCTATTGTAATGAATTCCCATTAA
- a CDS encoding ribosomal maturation YjgA family protein: protein MKIKFSLKYLLLSLLLFCIEVLIATVLKNNFFVRAYLGDVIVVILLYTFVRTFIKMNSIKLIAGIFIFSCFIEFAQYFNIAEKLGFQRGSLMHIVIGNSFSWIDILCYAIGCLLLLIPVYLNRNTMSF, encoded by the coding sequence ATGAAAATTAAATTCAGTCTGAAATACCTTTTGCTCTCCCTACTCCTTTTTTGCATCGAAGTTTTAATTGCGACGGTTTTAAAAAACAATTTCTTCGTAAGAGCCTATCTCGGTGATGTGATTGTGGTAATCTTACTTTACACTTTTGTGAGAACTTTTATAAAAATGAACAGTATTAAACTGATAGCCGGAATTTTCATTTTTTCATGTTTTATTGAGTTTGCACAGTATTTTAATATCGCCGAAAAATTAGGCTTCCAAAGAGGAAGCCTCATGCATATCGTTATTGGAAATTCATTTTCGTGGATTGATATTTTGTGTTATGCCATAGGATGCCTGCTTCTCTTGATTCCGGTTTATCTGAACAGAAATACCATGAGTTTCTGA
- the thiL gene encoding thiamine-phosphate kinase: protein MFEDKEPELTPISKLGEFGLIKHLTQFFPIVNDSTELGVGDDAAVINPEGKKVVLTTDVLAEGVHFNLGYVPLKHLGYKAVVVNLSDIAAMNATPTQILVSLAVSNRFPVEALEELYSGIQAACKHYKVDLIGGDTTSSNAGLIMSITAIGLENEENIVKRSGAKPNDLLVVTGDLGGAYMGLQILEREHAVFLADPNMQPEMDGFDYILERQLKPEARTDVKATLEQLDIKPTSMIDISDGLASEILHLSDQSKVGFRLYEEKVPMDNLTITTADEFNLNPVMTALSGGEDYELLFTISPNDFEKMKNHPDFTIIGHAVEKEEGNFMVARGSNQLVALTAQGWDAFLGNQQND from the coding sequence ATGTTTGAAGATAAAGAACCAGAATTAACGCCCATTTCCAAATTAGGAGAATTTGGGTTGATAAAGCACCTTACACAGTTTTTCCCGATCGTCAATGATTCTACGGAACTCGGCGTTGGTGATGATGCGGCTGTGATCAATCCCGAAGGTAAAAAAGTGGTCTTAACTACCGATGTTTTGGCGGAAGGCGTACATTTTAACCTTGGATATGTTCCGTTGAAGCATTTGGGCTACAAGGCTGTGGTTGTCAACCTGAGCGATATCGCTGCAATGAACGCAACACCAACGCAGATTTTGGTTTCTCTGGCAGTTTCCAACCGTTTTCCGGTGGAAGCTCTGGAAGAATTGTATTCGGGAATTCAGGCGGCGTGTAAACACTATAAAGTTGACTTAATCGGCGGAGATACAACGAGTTCCAACGCTGGTTTAATCATGAGCATAACAGCCATCGGACTTGAAAACGAAGAAAATATTGTTAAAAGAAGCGGAGCAAAGCCGAATGATTTATTGGTTGTAACCGGAGATTTGGGCGGTGCTTACATGGGACTTCAGATTTTGGAAAGAGAGCATGCCGTTTTCCTTGCTGATCCTAATATGCAGCCTGAAATGGATGGGTTTGATTATATTTTGGAAAGACAGCTGAAGCCTGAAGCAAGAACTGACGTAAAGGCGACTTTGGAACAACTGGACATTAAGCCTACGTCAATGATTGATATTTCTGACGGTTTAGCATCTGAAATTTTACATTTATCTGACCAGTCTAAAGTGGGTTTTAGATTATATGAAGAGAAGGTTCCGATGGATAATCTGACGATTACAACGGCGGATGAATTTAATTTAAATCCTGTAATGACGGCTTTAAGCGGCGGCGAAGATTATGAATTATTATTCACAATTTCCCCGAATGATTTTGAAAAAATGAAAAACCATCCTGACTTTACCATCATCGGTCATGCCGTTGAAAAAGAGGAAGGAAACTTTATGGTGGCGAGAGGATCAAACCAACTGGTGGCTTTAACGGCGCAGGGTTGGGATGCTTTTTTGGGCAACCAGCAGAATGATTAG
- a CDS encoding acyl-CoA thioesterase — protein MTFYHTFEVRWSDLDANKHLANSSYVQYCAQTRMAFMKKEKMGVTQMSRWGIGPVIMHERFSFFKEIFADQKVIVSLEIDGCAEDAAIYRFVHKFYLPDGSHCATSEATGVWIDTMLRKMTTPPDDVVEAMNKYKTADTILMTREDFKKLPFRPENIDPAIFNK, from the coding sequence ATGACTTTCTATCATACTTTTGAAGTTCGCTGGAGCGATCTGGATGCCAATAAACACCTTGCCAACTCTTCTTATGTACAGTATTGTGCACAGACGAGAATGGCTTTTATGAAAAAAGAAAAAATGGGTGTTACCCAAATGAGCCGTTGGGGAATTGGTCCGGTGATCATGCACGAGAGATTTTCTTTCTTCAAAGAAATTTTTGCCGATCAGAAAGTGATTGTAAGTCTTGAAATCGACGGATGTGCCGAAGATGCGGCGATTTACCGTTTTGTACACAAATTTTATCTTCCTGACGGCTCACACTGTGCAACCTCAGAAGCCACTGGAGTCTGGATCGACACGATGCTCAGAAAAATGACCACTCCACCGGACGATGTAGTTGAAGCGATGAATAAATACAAAACCGCGGACACCATTTTGATGACGAGAGAAGATTTTAAGAAACTGCCTTTCCGTCCAGAGAATATTGACCCAGCAATTTTTAATAAATAA
- a CDS encoding energy transducer TonB — translation MKKLFIILMLASLGVNTNAQTKPSSETTAKPQVAKTVEELPDYAELQKKLDLKDVVTMADEEPEYPGGKKLYLYKVSENMPIIDIKNKEQFSTTIYVIVEKDGYVRKYAAISKNKKHAAAGEEAVKKVFERWKPAKVGGKPVRYIFYIPIGLRKW, via the coding sequence ATGAAAAAGTTATTTATAATATTAATGCTTGCTTCATTAGGAGTAAATACAAATGCACAGACCAAACCCAGCTCTGAAACAACTGCAAAACCGCAAGTTGCTAAAACCGTTGAAGAGCTGCCAGACTACGCCGAGCTTCAGAAAAAACTTGACCTGAAAGACGTAGTTACAATGGCCGATGAAGAACCGGAATACCCGGGAGGCAAAAAACTTTATTTATACAAGGTGTCTGAGAATATGCCGATTATCGATATTAAAAATAAAGAGCAGTTCAGCACCACCATATACGTTATTGTAGAGAAAGACGGCTACGTAAGAAAATATGCCGCCATCAGCAAAAACAAAAAACACGCTGCTGCAGGCGAAGAAGCCGTAAAAAAAGTTTTCGAAAGGTGGAAGCCAGCCAAAGTTGGAGGTAAACCTGTACGTTATATTTTCTATATTCCCATAGGTTTGAGAAAATGGTAA
- a CDS encoding DUF2683 family protein, translating into MENLLVIPKNKKQLNLLKSLLEEMKIQFRTEKSESEEISADLKNKIEEARKEKKEGKLISIDSKNLWENI; encoded by the coding sequence ATGGAAAATCTTTTAGTTATTCCTAAGAATAAAAAACAGTTGAATCTGCTAAAATCTTTACTTGAAGAAATGAAAATACAGTTCAGAACAGAAAAATCTGAATCAGAAGAAATCTCTGCGGATTTGAAAAACAAAATTGAAGAGGCAAGAAAAGAAAAAAAGGAAGGAAAATTAATATCAATAGATTCTAAAAATCTATGGGAAAATATCTAA